From the genome of Oncorhynchus gorbuscha isolate QuinsamMale2020 ecotype Even-year linkage group LG18, OgorEven_v1.0, whole genome shotgun sequence:
GTGGTGGAGAAGATGGTCTGGGGCGGAGTGTCGGAACTAGGCGTTTCTTTCTGCAGTGGGTCGTAATGGATGCCGTCGTAGATGAGCAGCACGCGTTTGTGGTAGCCAGCGTCCTCACCAAATCTATCCACACGCACTGTCTGCGTGTCCACTACACAGATCTCACACTGGTAGAATTTGGACAGGATGGACACCTCTATAGCTCCGCCCCAGGTGTCGTCACGTCGGATCCAGGTGCAGTACTCCTCGTTGGTCTTTCCCAAAACCGCCTCAGAGTAAGCCGTTGGGTCACTCGACACGATCTGGGCGATGAGGCCTCGCATCTCGGGGGCACACGCTGGGTCGTATACCCCGCCCTCCACCACATAGGAGACACTGGTGAACAGACAGGAGTTGTCTGCTGGAACGACCCTTCTGGCCAGCACAGGGGGAGACTCCAGGCGGGGTCCCTTGGTTACAGCTGAATTGGTTGTCTGGGTCTTCATCTtgttcttctcttcctcctcaacAATGAGAGTGTCTCCTGCAacacagtcattttcttaatcaAATACAGCCATGACACTGCATGGTGAAGTGTATCCAGCTGTGTAAAAGTCACAAGTGATTGATTcaagtgagaagagacagacaacaTAGCCTACCTGATTTGATGGGGTAGTCCTTGAGGTGAGCATCTCCGTTTCGGAGGTCCAAGCTAGAGGGAGGGTAACCAACCATGATCTTCTGTACATCACAGGGGATACCAGTCAGCTCCTCTACCTTGCTCTTCAGCTCCTGCACACAGGACTGATGGGTCAGGCCCTGCATAATGTGGCTCCCATTTTTGGTTTTGCAACGCAGACGCAACATCCTGGGGTCCTTAACCTGTGGGAATAAAACACCATTCAACAAAGGAACATCACAGGCGTGTAGGCTACATACAACTTAAGAAGTGAATGCTAGTTTATTCAGGCCAAGGAACCTTGTAGCAAGACATTACTTTAATTTCTAAAGGAAAAGTAATATGTTTGAAGTCAGCATGCTGATGACACTTTGATGGGGCTAATCTGCCAATCACAGCAGTGCAAGCAAAACAACTGACTGCAACTATTTATTTGTTCTGCAACTCCAAGATCTTTTTCACCTCCCGAGTGGCGCTGAATTGCAGTGCTAcggggtcactacagacccaggttcgatcccgGCCTGGATCACAACAggacgtgatcgggagtcccataggacagcgcacaactggcccagcatcgtccggtgTTGTGCCGAGAAGCTCCTCCCTGCCAgaaccctccccctccctcacgtgaacgtgcacacacacgtcattgctgcaacttgcttgcTAGTTGAGATTTTTGATCACGTTAGGCTGCGTTTCCCTTTATTTTTC
Proteins encoded in this window:
- the LOC124003279 gene encoding ubiquitin thioesterase OTU1; this translates as MLRLRCKTKNGSHIMQGLTHQSCVQELKSKVEELTGIPCDVQKIMVGYPPSSLDLRNGDAHLKDYPIKSGDTLIVEEEEKNKMKTQTTNSAVTKGPRLESPPVLARRVVPADNSCLFTSVSYVVEGGVYDPACAPEMRGLIAQIVSSDPTAYSEAVLGKTNEEYCTWIRRDDTWGGAIEVSILSKFYQCEICVVDTQTVRVDRFGEDAGYHKRVLLIYDGIHYDPLQKETPSSDTPPQTIFSTTDDIILAQALELADEARRKRQFTDINRFALRCMVCQTGLVGQKEAREHAKETGHTNFGEV